Proteins encoded together in one Paracidovorax wautersii window:
- a CDS encoding acyl-CoA thioesterase: MNIPAHQLSMTVLMSPDMANFSGNVHGGAVLKLLDQVAYACAARYSGCYAVTLSVDQVTFLQPIHVGELVTFLASVNYTGHSSMEVGIKVVAEEIRTQIVRHVNSCFFTMVAVDEARKPTAVPQLSPSTPDERRRWAAALLRKELRKEQAARFEQVRLEAAGQAAA, from the coding sequence ATGAATATTCCCGCGCACCAGCTCAGCATGACCGTGCTGATGTCTCCCGACATGGCCAACTTCTCGGGCAACGTGCACGGCGGGGCCGTGCTCAAGCTGCTCGACCAGGTGGCCTACGCCTGTGCGGCCCGCTATTCGGGCTGCTATGCCGTCACCCTCAGCGTGGACCAGGTCACCTTCCTGCAGCCCATCCACGTGGGCGAACTGGTGACCTTCCTGGCCAGCGTGAACTACACCGGCCATTCGTCGATGGAGGTCGGCATCAAGGTGGTGGCCGAGGAGATCCGCACGCAGATCGTGCGGCACGTGAACAGCTGCTTCTTCACCATGGTGGCCGTGGACGAGGCGCGCAAGCCGACGGCCGTGCCGCAGCTGTCGCCCTCCACGCCGGACGAGCGCCGCCGCTGGGCGGCCGCGCTGCTGCGCAAGGAGCTGCGCAAGGAGCAGGCGGCGCGTTTCGAGCAGGTGCGGCTGGAGGCGGCCGGCCAGGCCGCGGCCTGA
- a CDS encoding sigma-70 family RNA polymerase sigma factor, with translation MSSHSLRGPADPPHPASRWYASHHTWLVGWLHRKIGCPHGAADLAQDTFLRLLTARPIDHVAEPRAFLTTVAKRVLFTHWRRHALEQAYLQALAELPQATAPSVEDMALLQEALQAIDHRLNGLPGKVRQAFLLHRIDEMTHVQIAAAMGVSVASVERYVKQAYLHCCRQDGDAHAP, from the coding sequence ATGTCATCGCACAGCCTGCGCGGCCCGGCCGATCCGCCCCATCCGGCAAGCCGCTGGTATGCCAGCCACCACACCTGGCTGGTGGGCTGGCTGCACCGCAAGATCGGCTGCCCGCACGGCGCGGCCGACCTGGCGCAAGACACCTTCCTGCGGCTGCTGACTGCGCGGCCGATCGACCATGTGGCCGAGCCCCGGGCCTTCCTGACCACGGTCGCAAAGCGGGTGCTGTTCACCCACTGGCGCCGGCATGCGCTGGAGCAGGCGTATCTGCAGGCCCTGGCCGAACTGCCGCAGGCCACCGCGCCGTCGGTCGAAGACATGGCGTTGCTGCAAGAGGCGCTGCAGGCCATCGACCACCGCCTGAACGGCTTGCCGGGCAAGGTCCGGCAGGCGTTTCTGCTGCACCGCATCGACGAGATGACGCATGTGCAGATTGCCGCCGCCATGGGTGTGTCGGTGGCCAGCGTGGAGCGCTACGTGAAGCAGGCGTACCTGCACTGCTGCCGGCAGGACGGCGACGCCCACGCCCCATGA
- the ybiB gene encoding DNA-binding protein YbiB, whose amino-acid sequence MAISHYLKEIGRGARGAKALSREQAADLFGQVLDGQVTDLEIGAFCIAMRIKGETAEEMCGFLDAVHARIARVSGGAPGCPVIVLPSYNGARKLPVLTPLLALLLAREGLPVLLHGMRTEARRILASDVLEALGVPALDAPQAIAPGQVAHLRTELLHAGLARLLAVREVVGLRNPGHSVTKLLNPCAGPALVVTSFTHPEYFDMLCNTFTTLRLNALLSRGLEGEVAADPRRTPRYDAFLQGTHRVVQEQQPGTAADVPGLPTEIDVQTTAAYTRRVLDGDLPVPPALARQVEHILQLSTQTTAETTP is encoded by the coding sequence ATGGCCATCAGCCACTACCTGAAAGAGATCGGCCGCGGCGCGCGCGGCGCCAAGGCGCTCAGCCGCGAGCAGGCGGCCGACCTGTTCGGCCAGGTGCTCGACGGCCAGGTGACCGACCTGGAGATCGGCGCTTTCTGCATCGCCATGCGCATCAAGGGCGAGACGGCCGAAGAGATGTGCGGCTTTCTGGACGCAGTGCACGCCCGCATCGCGCGCGTGTCCGGCGGCGCGCCGGGCTGCCCGGTCATCGTGCTGCCCAGCTACAACGGCGCGCGCAAGCTGCCGGTGCTCACCCCACTGCTGGCCCTGCTGCTGGCCCGCGAAGGCCTGCCCGTGCTGCTGCACGGCATGCGCACCGAGGCCCGCCGCATTCTGGCGTCCGACGTGCTGGAAGCGCTTGGCGTGCCTGCGCTGGATGCTCCTCAGGCCATAGCACCCGGGCAGGTTGCGCACCTGCGCACCGAATTGCTGCATGCCGGCCTGGCACGCCTGCTGGCGGTGCGCGAGGTGGTGGGATTGCGCAATCCCGGGCACAGCGTGACCAAGCTGCTCAACCCGTGCGCGGGCCCGGCGCTGGTGGTCACCAGCTTCACGCATCCGGAGTACTTCGACATGCTCTGCAACACCTTCACCACGCTGCGGCTGAACGCCTTGCTCTCGCGCGGACTCGAAGGGGAAGTGGCCGCCGATCCGCGGCGCACGCCGCGCTACGACGCCTTCCTGCAGGGCACGCACCGCGTGGTGCAGGAGCAGCAGCCCGGCACCGCCGCAGACGTGCCCGGCCTGCCCACCGAGATCGACGTACAGACCACCGCCGCCTACACGCGCCGCGTGCTGGACGGCGACCTGCCCGTGCCGCCCGCGCTGGCCCGGCAGGTGGAACACATCTTGCAATTGAGCACGCAGACCACTGCGGAGACAACCCCATGA
- a CDS encoding type IV pili methyl-accepting chemotaxis transducer N-terminal domain-containing protein produces MATPLRTSPISLVNLAARQRMLSQRMVLQTMLATQGSEPHLKAARQSLALFTQSQASLVDTPRTLDAESAQAVRQAYHGPAGVAATIDAFARQVATTLDLAEHHSPRAAAALATLVESVDGALEALNTATTAFDVSSKARSDAMMQELSHIVASIQTVAREAKVVSFNAQVMAARAGQHGREFAVVANVLSGITHEIDSLSLQAVSLAGRSRAAV; encoded by the coding sequence ATGGCCACCCCACTCCGCACCAGCCCCATCTCCCTCGTGAACCTGGCCGCGCGGCAGCGCATGCTGTCGCAGCGCATGGTGCTGCAGACCATGCTCGCCACGCAGGGCAGCGAACCGCACCTGAAGGCCGCGCGCCAGTCCCTCGCCCTGTTCACGCAAAGCCAGGCCTCCCTGGTGGACACGCCCCGCACGCTGGATGCCGAGAGCGCCCAGGCGGTCCGCCAGGCCTACCACGGCCCTGCGGGTGTGGCGGCCACCATCGACGCCTTCGCCCGCCAGGTCGCCACCACGCTGGACCTGGCCGAACACCACAGCCCCCGCGCCGCAGCGGCCCTGGCCACGCTGGTGGAAAGCGTGGACGGCGCGCTGGAGGCCCTCAACACCGCCACCACCGCGTTCGACGTGTCCAGCAAGGCCCGTTCGGACGCGATGATGCAGGAGCTGAGCCACATCGTGGCTTCCATCCAGACCGTGGCGCGCGAGGCCAAGGTGGTGAGCTTCAACGCCCAGGTGATGGCCGCGCGGGCCGGCCAGCATGGGCGCGAATTCGCCGTGGTGGCCAATGTGCTGTCGGGCATCACGCATGAGATCGACAGCCTGTCCCTGCAGGCCGTGTCGCTGGCCGGGCGCAGCCGCGCAGCGGTCTGA
- the cobA gene encoding uroporphyrinogen-III C-methyltransferase — protein sequence MNGTTDSHSSTPGTPAGNALRGSCTLVGAGPGDPELLTIKALKALQAATVLLVDDLVSDEIVALAAPGARVVHVGKRGGCKSTPQAFIEKLMVMAVNEGENVVRLKGGDPFIFGRGGEEVEHLRAAGIEVTVINGITAGLAGMTLLGTPLTHREHAHGVVFVTGHAKPGDAGTDWRQLAATARDARLTLVIYMGVSSAAHIQQELLTGLPPSTPVVVIQHVSLPHQRHALTTLGELCHTIEREQLGSPSVIVIGDVVRGVAAAQAPGALPLMRHAAG from the coding sequence ATGAACGGCACCACCGACTCTCACTCCTCCACCCCGGGCACACCTGCCGGCAATGCACTGCGCGGCAGCTGCACGCTGGTGGGCGCCGGGCCGGGCGACCCGGAGCTGCTCACCATCAAGGCCCTGAAGGCCTTGCAGGCGGCCACCGTGCTGCTGGTCGATGACCTGGTGAGCGACGAGATCGTGGCGCTGGCCGCGCCAGGTGCGCGCGTCGTGCACGTGGGCAAACGCGGCGGATGCAAGAGCACGCCGCAGGCCTTCATCGAAAAGCTCATGGTCATGGCCGTGAACGAGGGCGAGAACGTCGTGCGCCTCAAGGGCGGCGACCCGTTCATCTTCGGCCGCGGCGGCGAGGAGGTCGAGCACCTGCGCGCGGCCGGCATCGAGGTCACGGTCATCAACGGCATCACCGCCGGGCTGGCCGGCATGACGCTGCTGGGCACGCCGCTCACGCACCGCGAGCACGCCCACGGCGTGGTCTTCGTCACCGGCCACGCCAAGCCCGGCGACGCCGGCACCGACTGGCGCCAGCTCGCGGCCACGGCCCGCGATGCCCGCCTGACGCTGGTGATCTACATGGGCGTGAGCAGCGCGGCGCACATCCAGCAGGAACTGCTCACCGGCCTGCCGCCCAGCACGCCGGTGGTGGTGATCCAGCACGTGAGCCTGCCGCACCAGCGCCATGCGCTCACCACGCTGGGCGAGCTGTGCCACACCATCGAGCGCGAGCAGTTGGGCAGCCCCTCGGTGATCGTGATCGGCGACGTGGTCCGCGGCGTGGCCGCGGCGCAGGCGCCCGGCGCCCTGCCGTTGATGAGGCACGCGGCGGGCTGA
- a CDS encoding helix-turn-helix domain-containing protein, with translation MNTNRIAHVAALVGEPARTAMLMALMDGRALTACELADAAHITPATASRHLGLLVEAQLLQVERQGRHRYHRLASPEVARVLEGLMQLAVPSASSQAAPRRVVVGPRDAALRLARTCYDHLAGRLGVALAGHLLEEGAVVFDGEGAAQVTDRAGSVLQRLGIDIGAAAMAAGQAGKRPQCRPCLDWSERRPHLAGRLGALICQHSLDSGWLLRGTGTRALSITPRGAVALRDGLGHARWAEVAGG, from the coding sequence ATGAACACCAACCGCATCGCGCACGTGGCCGCCCTGGTGGGCGAGCCGGCCCGCACGGCCATGCTGATGGCCCTGATGGACGGCCGCGCGCTCACGGCCTGCGAACTGGCCGATGCCGCGCACATCACGCCGGCCACGGCCAGCCGGCATCTGGGCCTGCTGGTCGAGGCGCAGCTGCTGCAGGTGGAGCGGCAGGGCCGCCACCGCTACCACCGACTGGCCTCGCCCGAGGTGGCGCGCGTGCTGGAGGGGCTGATGCAGCTGGCCGTGCCGTCGGCCTCATCGCAGGCTGCTCCGCGCCGGGTGGTGGTCGGCCCGCGCGATGCGGCCCTGCGCCTGGCCCGCACCTGCTACGACCACCTGGCGGGGCGGCTGGGCGTGGCCCTCGCGGGCCATTTGCTGGAAGAAGGCGCCGTGGTGTTCGATGGCGAGGGGGCCGCCCAGGTGACGGACCGCGCCGGCAGCGTGCTGCAGCGCCTGGGCATCGACATCGGGGCCGCTGCCATGGCGGCCGGCCAGGCCGGCAAGCGCCCGCAGTGCCGCCCGTGCCTGGACTGGAGCGAGCGCCGCCCGCACCTGGCGGGCCGGCTGGGCGCGCTGATCTGCCAGCACAGTCTGGACAGCGGCTGGCTGCTGCGCGGCACGGGCACCCGGGCCCTGTCGATCACGCCGCGCGGCGCCGTGGCCTTGCGCGACGGGCTGGGCCACGCCCGCTGGGCCGAAGTGGCCGGCGGCTGA
- a CDS encoding FecR domain-containing protein — protein MSPRVPPAAADDCMEAAVDWQVRLTSGNASAADREALARWRQADARHEAAWQHVQGVLAEPVRQIHRIDQHHPGQLPAVHRSLDTAPSPAGRQRRRIVGGTALLLVAGAVGYASHRSQPLRDLLADVHTGTAETRHTVLPDGSGLELNARSAVDIRFTAERRLVTLRAGELLVQVARDPAADALARPFVVQSRHGTAQALGTRYLVREEADRSLVVVLEHSVMLQTGDGVQQLLREGEAAWMDGQRIERAAQRMAHRAAWAEGVLDVRDESLGEVVAALRPWRKGLLRISPAAARLRVFGVFRLGDTQGALQVLVDTQPITVTTYGPMLTLIDLDPAQRAARR, from the coding sequence ATGAGCCCCCGCGTGCCCCCCGCCGCAGCCGACGACTGCATGGAAGCCGCCGTGGACTGGCAGGTGCGGCTGACCTCCGGCAACGCCTCGGCCGCCGACCGCGAAGCCCTCGCCCGCTGGCGCCAGGCCGATGCTCGCCACGAGGCCGCGTGGCAGCACGTGCAAGGGGTGCTGGCCGAGCCGGTGCGGCAGATCCACCGCATCGACCAGCACCACCCCGGGCAGTTGCCTGCCGTGCACCGCAGCCTCGACACGGCGCCCTCGCCGGCCGGGCGCCAGCGCAGGCGCATCGTGGGCGGCACCGCCCTGCTGCTGGTGGCCGGCGCCGTCGGGTACGCATCGCACCGCAGCCAACCGCTCCGTGATCTGCTGGCCGACGTGCACACAGGCACCGCAGAGACGCGGCACACCGTGCTGCCCGACGGCAGCGGCCTGGAGCTGAACGCGCGCAGCGCCGTGGACATCCGCTTCACCGCCGAACGCCGCCTGGTGACCCTGCGTGCAGGCGAGCTGCTGGTGCAGGTGGCGCGCGACCCGGCCGCCGATGCGCTGGCCCGGCCCTTCGTCGTGCAGAGCCGGCACGGCACAGCGCAGGCCCTGGGCACCCGCTACCTGGTGCGCGAGGAGGCCGACCGCAGTCTGGTCGTGGTGTTGGAGCACAGCGTCATGCTGCAGACCGGCGACGGCGTGCAGCAGCTCTTGCGCGAGGGCGAAGCCGCCTGGATGGACGGCCAGCGCATCGAGCGGGCCGCACAGCGCATGGCGCACCGCGCCGCGTGGGCCGAAGGCGTTCTGGATGTGCGCGACGAGTCCCTGGGCGAGGTCGTCGCGGCCCTGCGGCCCTGGCGCAAGGGGCTGCTGCGCATCAGCCCTGCGGCCGCGCGGTTGCGGGTGTTCGGCGTGTTCCGGCTGGGCGACACGCAAGGAGCGTTGCAGGTACTGGTGGACACTCAGCCCATCACCGTGACCACCTATGGCCCGATGCTGACCTTGATCGACCTGGATCCGGCGCAGCGAGCTGCAAGGCGTTGA
- a CDS encoding sterol desaturase family protein, with protein MLDKLNEFTASHGELRPGKGKISGVIALSLGILCFLGVLAFHFPQYLTTPELRKAYNVDVIRMIMLAALVVAGGLSLVNILFNRSRWLSSAAFLLVVSSAMLGGHKVPVHDFADNTPYIGLDWFILDLLGSALIFIFIEKLFAHRKDQPIFRAEWQCDFHHFIVNHMVVGFVLLATNLMVHKFFGWAANDGIRGWVQGLNFWVALFLIILVADLVQYWTHRAYHEVPTLWRLHAVHHSVKSMDWMAGSRQHILELLITRTLVLAPIYVLGFSKEVIDAYIVIVGFQAVFNHANVSVRLGPLRYLIVTPNFHHWHHSQDDAALDRNYAAHFAFLDYLFGTAVKSDELWPKDYGVKGDYVPNGFVQQLKFPFTWKG; from the coding sequence ATGCTCGACAAACTCAACGAATTCACCGCCAGCCATGGCGAACTGCGCCCCGGCAAGGGCAAGATTTCCGGCGTGATCGCGCTCTCGCTGGGCATCCTGTGCTTTCTGGGGGTGCTGGCCTTCCACTTCCCGCAGTACCTGACCACGCCGGAGCTGCGCAAGGCCTACAACGTCGATGTGATCCGCATGATCATGCTCGCCGCGCTGGTCGTCGCGGGCGGGCTGTCGCTGGTCAACATCCTGTTCAACCGCTCGCGCTGGCTGTCCTCGGCCGCTTTCCTGCTCGTGGTGTCTTCCGCCATGCTGGGCGGCCACAAGGTGCCCGTGCACGACTTCGCCGACAACACGCCCTACATCGGGCTGGACTGGTTCATCCTGGACCTGCTGGGCAGCGCACTGATCTTCATCTTCATCGAGAAGCTGTTCGCCCACCGCAAAGACCAGCCCATCTTCCGCGCCGAATGGCAGTGCGACTTCCACCACTTCATCGTCAACCACATGGTGGTGGGCTTCGTGCTGCTGGCCACCAACCTGATGGTGCACAAGTTCTTCGGCTGGGCGGCCAACGACGGCATCCGCGGCTGGGTGCAGGGCCTGAACTTCTGGGTGGCGCTGTTCCTCATCATCCTGGTGGCCGATCTGGTGCAGTACTGGACGCACCGCGCCTACCACGAAGTGCCCACGCTCTGGCGCCTGCACGCCGTGCACCACAGCGTCAAAAGCATGGACTGGATGGCCGGCTCGCGCCAGCACATACTGGAGCTGCTCATCACCCGCACGCTGGTGCTCGCGCCCATCTACGTGCTGGGCTTCAGCAAGGAAGTGATCGATGCCTACATCGTCATCGTCGGCTTCCAGGCGGTGTTCAACCATGCCAACGTGAGCGTGCGCCTGGGCCCGCTGCGCTACCTGATCGTCACGCCCAACTTCCACCACTGGCACCACAGCCAGGACGACGCCGCGCTGGACCGCAACTACGCGGCGCACTTCGCCTTCCTCGACTACCTCTTCGGCACGGCCGTGAAGAGCGACGAGCTGTGGCCCAAGGACTATGGCGTGAAGGGCGACTACGTGCCCAACGGCTTCGTACAGCAGCTGAAGTTTCCGTTCACCTGGAAGGGCTGA
- a CDS encoding NAD(P)/FAD-dependent oxidoreductase — MPTLSSFDAVIIGAGAAGLFCAAQAGQRGLKVLLIDHAEKVAEKIRISGGGRCNFTNRDLDVRAPHKHFVGQNPQFARSALSRYTPADFIALMDRHGIAHHEKHKGQLFADRSAEDIIQMLLAECAEGGVERWQPCSVKKIAFSTSSADAASASSYQIDTDRGPVQARSLVIATGGLSIPKIGATDFGYRLAQQFGIPLIERRPGLVPLTFDGEGWAPYAQLAGLALPVEISTGMHHSPHAPPLSGSLPPEGAVSASGRPSGRKKDRMAFLEDLLFTHRGLSGPAVLQISSYWQPGTPLSIDLAPGKDIADALAQGKARSRKLIANELAAHVPSRLADAWAQQSPDWQRPINEAADKALARLAEQFTRWQLTPTGTEGYKKAEVTLGGVDTRALSQQTMEAKAQPGLYFIGEVVDITGWLGGYNFQWAWASAFACAQALPGA; from the coding sequence GTGCCGACACTTTCCTCCTTCGACGCCGTCATCATCGGAGCCGGCGCGGCCGGCCTTTTCTGCGCCGCCCAGGCGGGCCAGCGCGGCCTGAAGGTGCTGCTGATCGACCACGCCGAGAAGGTGGCCGAGAAGATCCGCATCTCGGGCGGCGGGCGCTGCAACTTCACCAACCGCGACCTGGACGTGCGCGCGCCGCACAAGCACTTCGTGGGGCAGAACCCGCAGTTCGCGCGCTCGGCCCTCTCGCGCTACACGCCGGCGGACTTCATCGCGCTGATGGACCGCCACGGCATCGCGCACCACGAGAAGCACAAGGGCCAGCTGTTTGCCGACCGGTCGGCCGAGGACATCATCCAGATGCTGCTGGCCGAGTGCGCGGAGGGTGGCGTGGAGCGCTGGCAGCCCTGCAGCGTGAAAAAAATAGCCTTTTCGACCTCCAGCGCAGATGCAGCAAGCGCAAGCAGCTATCAAATCGATACCGATCGCGGTCCGGTGCAGGCGCGCAGCCTGGTCATCGCCACGGGCGGACTGTCGATCCCGAAGATCGGCGCCACCGACTTCGGCTACCGGCTGGCGCAGCAGTTCGGCATTCCGCTCATCGAGCGGCGCCCAGGACTGGTGCCGCTCACCTTCGACGGCGAAGGCTGGGCGCCGTATGCGCAACTGGCGGGCCTGGCCTTGCCGGTCGAGATCAGCACCGGGATGCATCACAGCCCCCACGCTCCGCCGCTGAGCGGGTCGCTGCCCCCCGAGGGGGCCGTTTCTGCCTCGGGGCGGCCCAGCGGCAGAAAGAAAGACCGCATGGCCTTTCTGGAGGATCTGCTGTTCACACACCGCGGGCTCTCCGGTCCGGCCGTGCTGCAGATCTCCAGCTACTGGCAACCGGGTACGCCGCTGTCCATCGACCTGGCGCCGGGCAAGGACATCGCCGACGCACTGGCGCAGGGCAAGGCCCGCTCCCGCAAGCTCATCGCCAACGAACTCGCCGCGCATGTACCCAGCCGCCTGGCCGATGCCTGGGCCCAGCAAAGCCCCGATTGGCAGCGCCCCATCAACGAAGCGGCCGACAAGGCCCTGGCGCGCCTGGCCGAGCAGTTCACGCGCTGGCAGCTCACCCCCACCGGCACCGAGGGCTACAAGAAGGCCGAGGTGACGCTGGGCGGCGTGGACACGCGCGCGCTGTCGCAGCAGACGATGGAAGCCAAGGCGCAGCCGGGCCTGTACTTCATCGGCGAGGTCGTCGACATCACCGGCTGGCTGGGCGGCTACAACTTCCAATGGGCCTGGGCCAGCGCCTTCGCCTGCGCGCAGGCCCTGCCCGGCGCCTGA
- a CDS encoding TonB-dependent receptor yields the protein MPHTTLRPRLLGAALAAALGSASFAQTATTATTAAPSEGTRASPAQAAQHWDLPAGPLGDTLARIARQSGGVLSADPALLRGKTAPAVRGSFGSEEAAQRALAGSGLELRRLGGNALTVLPASAPAGPAPAPAGSSAAERSLGTVTVEGSRDPNLLYQPFAGGQVAKGARLGALGNTALLDSPFAISGYTEQAARDAQARRLIDVLAVDPAVRSTNSESHAVDVFFLRGLPMLSQDISFNETFAVVDARRIAVEQFERIEVLKGPSALLNGIGPNSSTTGGTINLVPKRGTDVPLTRLTLSGTSHGQMGAHLDAGRRFGPDNQWGVRVNAATRDGGTTGVHDEKVGTDHLSAALDYAGERLRASLDVAQNRRHYDGFPQFMRFNEGFALPSPPLTTHTYSQSWDRSDTKSSAAVSRIEYDLTPDSTVFGVLGGVNYEESNVNAGNPRITSASGNFSAQPSIFKTESQLRSSELGWRTRFATGPVKHRVVLGYSRVTGVGQSLSQPMGRALASNLYNPVFIDQPALPTGGRLLRFQDTKSESLALMDSLHLLDERLHLIAGLRYQKLDIGEFAAGVEQRRFEQSATAPSLGASFKLMPTLSIYANYAEGLSQGPVAPGSTANVGQVFPPFKGKQIETGVKYDAGPFGASASLFQIRQPVSFVNGSNFLVVDGELRNRGLEFSVYGEVAKSVRLNAGLALFDAVQSKTLNGANDGKKAIGVPDYSLVLSGEWDLAPVPGLTLTGRYTKVASQVASANNAQRIPGYDSYDLGLRYATRLAGKATVFRLTVENVADSSHWLAVRTGFLTRSTPRTALFSVSTDF from the coding sequence ATGCCACACACCACCCTTCGCCCGCGCCTGCTGGGAGCGGCATTGGCCGCTGCCCTGGGCAGCGCCAGCTTCGCGCAGACCGCCACGACCGCTACGACCGCCGCGCCCTCCGAAGGCACACGTGCCAGCCCTGCCCAGGCGGCGCAGCACTGGGATCTGCCCGCCGGCCCGCTGGGCGACACCCTGGCCCGCATCGCGCGCCAGAGCGGCGGGGTGCTCTCCGCCGACCCGGCCCTGCTGCGCGGCAAGACGGCGCCCGCGGTGCGTGGCAGCTTCGGTAGCGAAGAGGCCGCGCAGCGCGCCCTGGCGGGCTCGGGCCTGGAGCTGCGGCGCCTGGGGGGCAACGCCCTCACCGTGCTGCCAGCCAGCGCACCGGCCGGGCCGGCGCCGGCCCCTGCCGGCAGTTCGGCCGCCGAGCGCAGCCTGGGCACCGTGACGGTGGAAGGCTCGCGCGACCCCAACCTGCTGTACCAGCCCTTCGCGGGCGGGCAGGTCGCCAAGGGCGCGCGCCTGGGTGCCCTGGGCAACACCGCGTTGCTGGACTCGCCCTTCGCCATCAGCGGCTACACCGAGCAGGCCGCGCGCGACGCGCAGGCCCGGCGTCTCATCGACGTGCTGGCGGTGGATCCGGCCGTGCGCTCCACCAACTCCGAGAGCCACGCCGTCGATGTGTTCTTCCTGCGCGGCCTGCCCATGCTGAGCCAGGACATCTCCTTCAACGAAACCTTTGCGGTGGTGGATGCGCGGCGTATCGCGGTGGAACAGTTCGAGCGCATCGAAGTCCTCAAGGGCCCCAGCGCGCTGCTGAACGGCATCGGGCCCAACAGCTCCACCACGGGCGGCACCATCAACCTGGTGCCCAAGCGCGGCACCGACGTGCCGCTGACCCGCCTGACCCTGTCGGGTACGTCCCATGGCCAGATGGGTGCGCACTTGGATGCCGGGCGCCGCTTCGGTCCCGACAACCAGTGGGGCGTACGCGTGAATGCAGCCACCCGCGATGGCGGCACCACCGGCGTGCACGACGAGAAGGTGGGCACCGACCACCTCTCGGCCGCGCTCGATTACGCGGGCGAGAGGCTGCGTGCCAGCCTGGACGTGGCCCAGAACCGCCGCCACTACGACGGCTTTCCGCAGTTCATGCGCTTCAACGAAGGCTTTGCGCTGCCCTCGCCTCCTTTGACGACCCACACCTACAGCCAGTCGTGGGACCGCAGCGACACCAAAAGCTCGGCCGCGGTGTCGCGCATCGAGTACGACCTGACGCCCGACTCCACCGTTTTCGGCGTGCTGGGCGGCGTCAACTACGAAGAGTCCAACGTGAATGCGGGCAACCCCCGCATCACCTCGGCCAGCGGCAACTTCAGCGCCCAGCCCAGCATCTTCAAGACCGAATCGCAGCTACGCTCATCCGAACTGGGCTGGCGCACGCGCTTTGCCACCGGCCCCGTCAAGCACCGCGTCGTGCTGGGCTATTCGCGCGTCACCGGCGTGGGGCAAAGCCTGAGCCAGCCCATGGGCCGCGCGCTCGCCAGCAACCTGTACAACCCCGTCTTCATCGACCAGCCCGCGCTGCCCACCGGCGGCAGGCTGCTGCGCTTTCAGGATACCAAGTCCGAGAGCCTGGCGCTGATGGACTCCCTGCACCTGCTGGATGAGCGCCTGCACCTGATCGCCGGTCTGCGCTACCAGAAGCTGGACATCGGCGAGTTCGCCGCGGGTGTGGAGCAGCGCCGCTTCGAGCAGAGCGCCACGGCGCCTTCGCTCGGTGCCAGCTTCAAGCTGATGCCCACTTTGTCGATCTACGCCAACTACGCCGAAGGCCTGTCGCAAGGCCCCGTGGCGCCGGGCTCGACCGCCAACGTCGGCCAGGTGTTTCCGCCGTTCAAGGGCAAACAGATCGAGACGGGCGTGAAATACGACGCCGGCCCGTTCGGCGCCAGTGCCTCGCTGTTCCAGATCCGGCAGCCCGTGTCGTTCGTGAACGGCTCGAACTTCCTGGTGGTCGACGGCGAGCTGCGCAACCGGGGCCTGGAGTTCTCGGTGTACGGCGAAGTGGCGAAGAGCGTGCGCCTGAATGCGGGCCTGGCGCTGTTCGATGCCGTGCAGTCCAAGACCCTGAACGGCGCCAACGACGGCAAGAAGGCCATCGGCGTGCCCGACTACAGCCTGGTGCTGAGTGGCGAGTGGGACCTGGCCCCCGTACCCGGCCTGACGCTCACCGGCCGCTACACCAAGGTCGCCAGCCAGGTCGCGAGCGCCAACAACGCGCAGCGCATTCCCGGCTACGACAGCTACGACCTGGGCCTGCGCTACGCCACGCGCCTGGCCGGCAAGGCCACCGTCTTCCGGCTCACCGTGGAGAACGTGGCGGACTCGTCGCACTGGTTGGCGGTGCGCACCGGCTTCCTCACGCGCAGCACGCCCCGCACCGCACTGTTCTCGGTCAGCACCGATTTCTGA